TATCACGTCGGCAGGTTCATTCTCCGCCGATCAGTACTACTCGCCTAACCCCGGGAATATCTACTCTACCGGCAATGCCATTGCTGGCACGACCGACGACGACCTCTACCAGAGTGAGCGCTACGGCTCCTTCACCTACACCCTGCCCGTGCCCAATGGGCACTACCTAGTCAAGCTGCACTTCGCCGAAATCTACTGGAACGCTCCGGGTCAACGCGTGTTCGACGTGATGGCCGAAGGCACCCACATGCTTCAGGCGTATGACATCGTGCAAAAGGTGGGACCGCTGACGGCCACCACCGAGTCTTTTGCCGTTACCGTGAACGACGGCGTGCTCTCGTTGGCCTTTGTACCCGGGGCGGGTGGGGTAGACCAACCCAAAGTGTCTGCAATCGAGGTACTGAGTGGCGGCTCCGCTCTGTCGGCATCGACTGCTCGCTCCGTAGCCAGGCCCTTAGCGGCTGTTGCTTCGGTTAAGCTGCCCGGGTATAGCGCCCAGGTCAAGCTCTACCCCAATCCGTCCCCTGATGGCCGCTATAGCATCGAGTTGCCAGCCGTATTCCAAGGTGAAGTGAGTTACACCTTGGTCTCGTCGATGGGCACGACCTTGAGTCAGGGCCAACGCACGGTTTCGGGCGCCGGGCAGCCTATAACCTTCGACTTCTCGCAGCAGCTCGCGGCGGAAGGGATTTATTACCTACACCTGCGCGGGGCCAAGGGGCAGGCCCACGTCAAGCTGCTGCGTAAATAAGCGGCCAAGTGCTAAGCCTACGCACGCTTTCGCCTCGCGGTAAGTGCCCAGGGGGATAGCAGGCTATCCTATGGATAGCCTGCCAGTGCGAATCCCCGGCCCAGAACGAGGGGCCGTACTGAGCGTTTTACGGTAGTGAAAAAGTCAAAAGGGTCTGTTGCCCTCGGCAACAGACCCTCTTTTTATGTCTGGTCTGCTACCCAAGAACGAATTACGGGGTATGACCCTCTTGGAGTAGCGCGTGCATGGAAAACATTACTGGTGTATTTATGAATTTAAAAAATGGACTAAGCGACACTATAAAACTACAGTCGTCTATTGAGCGAGTAGAATCAAGTTTAGAAGATGATTCAGTATTTATTTTTTTGCCGATACAATTATTATATTGCTAATATTAAAAGTGATATAATTTATTCTATGAAATTCAATATAAGCCCTTTTTATTTTAGATCCTTTGTTCCCAAACTGTTTTCATCTCATGTTTTTAAGAATAAACTGGTTGTACTGAATCAAAACAATGTTTATGTATATAATTATAAACTTCATCTTATAAATTCTTTCGCTGCTAACCAGGTTGTAGCAAAATTAGTTAAGATTGATGATAACTACTTCGCTGTAGTGCTTAAAGATGGAAGTGTAACCTGTTATGATTTAAATCTAAACAAAATATGGTCATTTATAAAAAAGCATTTCTCAAACAATTATTCCTCGTTGAATTTCAATATAAATTTTTATAATGGCAAGTTGGTTACTATCGATCGTTCAAATACTTATCATACATTCAATACTGCAGGTGCTATACTAGATTCTGGGCGGTACAAAAATATTAGAAGTAACCCTGTTAGTATAATTAATTATTCACAAAACATGAGGTATTACTTTTTTTACCTATACCCGGAGCCTCAATACCGCCAATGGATTCTGTCTCATATTCTGAATTGTGGACAACAAAAAATAAATTATTATTTGAGTATCGATTTGAACGCAATCTATATGGCGAAATATTTGATGATAATATTATCTTATTCAAAGACATTAATAGTGACTTGATAATGATTTATCGTACACCTAAAGGAGCTTTGTCAATTTTAAGAAAAATAGAATTGAAGTCAAATTATCATATGGGAATTAATTAATATAAATTATTAAGCAGATTAATAGCGCACTGATAAGTCGGCAAGTTCTATTTGAACACCCCTCAGCACAATGATGAGTTCATCCACGGAGAAAAGGAGCAGCTGCAATGCGGACGCTGGTATTACAATCGAGCCGGCGGCGTAGATTTGACATTTGTTAACGGTATAAATCCTGGAGGTATTCTCTTAAGGGGGCTGCATAGACTGGATGAACCTCGAGGCGTCGTATATGGTCCGCAACGTGTATTGCGAGAGTTGCTTGCTGTCCAAGAGCCGGTTTGGGCGGCACCACAGGGGTGGCAGCTGGAAGCTTGTGAGTCCGTGCAAGGACACCTCTAGCAGACTTATCGGGTAGGACTTAAGAAGAAGGTGAATTTAGAAGTTGAGGCCTTTCGACTTATCCCCTATCGATTTATTGCCCATGCGGATTATCTTAAACAACTGCCCAGTGACGAGCAGAATAAGTTGTGTAAAGCCTTAAATCTTACAAAAGCCGAAATCACGGCATTGTAGTTTTGAGTATAGAAGAATGGATATAAAACCGGTGTATTAAACACGAAATTTAAGCAAGAAGTAAGAATAGCTCACTGTATTGCCAGAGTTATAACTGGGATACATGTGATTGCGCATTGAGGGGCGCTGCTGTTTCAACAGTGACCTGCCATCAAATTTATAGTGGCACTAAAAAGCTTTTCTGATACGTCGCTTCGAGGAAATTAAAAGTTACAGAAGCCCTGGCAGCGCCCGCCCATATTCGGGCTAGCTGCATGCTTACCTCTACCATCGTCCATTTTAATACGGATCTTGAAGATTTGCACGTACCAGTCCGACCTATTTGCCGACTGTAGGCACTCGCATATTCTAGCATCATCTGTTTGTCTAGCCAAGTCAATAAACTGAAGGATAATGGCACATAGATTTTTGAGACGGCAATTCTAAATTTCCGCAGTCTTTTGTATTAGCAATGAAAATAGATGCATTTTTTAGTGACGATGTCCCGGATAACGCTCGATTTAAGGGGCACCTAGTCCGAGTATCCTTTCCTGACAGACCTGTTAACCTATTTCAGGACAAGACAAGGAGGGTCGTCCGCAATTGCGACGACCCTCCTTGTCTTGTCCCTGGAAAAGCAGGCTGCTCGAAGCTAGTAGCGCTAGTCCAGCAGCGAGCAGAATCAATACCTCGTTTCTTGGGCCATGAGTCCGCGCAGATAGCCCGTGTCCGCGGCACCCTGGGTACTTGGGCGGGTGAGCAGTAGCAGGCGCCAGTCGGCCAAGGCCGCCCGGCGGATGGGCGCCACCTGACGGGCATAAACGTCGCTTTCCACCCAGCGACGAAAAACGCCGAGGTTGCGGTATTCTACCAGCGCGACTTCATCCCACTGCTCGCCAGGTAAACCGACCAGTTGCGCCCGGGCCGCGCCCTGGAATACGAGGGTGAACTCCGCCGGGTCATTAAACTGCAGAAAGGCGTCAATGTACGCCTTGTACGCTTCCTGGCCGGTACGAGGTGGCGGGGCGGTGGGGTCATCGTAGGCGGCTTGGGCGCGGTAACGCAGCAGATTGAGCATCACAACGGGCTGCTCGGTGGGCAAGGCCGCGGCGGCGGCCAGTAGAGCGTCGGGGCTCAGGTCGGGAAGGGTGTCCAGCATGGCAGGAAGAAAATTGAAGAAGATCAGTAAAAGGAGGCCGCAAAGCACGTCACTCCTCTCTTCGACCTCCTTAAACTACTTTAAGAACGTGCCGGGCTCGTGTGTTTACGGCGCAACATGCTCAAAAACTCGGGCGTGATCCCGAGGTAAGAAGCAATATGCTTTTGCGCCACGCGGTTGAGCAGGCGGGGGTACTGTTGATGGAAGCGGATAAATCGTGCCTCGGCCGTCAGGCGCAGCATCGCCCCCAGTCGGCGTTCCAGCAACTGGTAGCCCTTTTGAGAGAGGAGCCGAAAGAAGCGCTCAAACTTGGGCACCTGGATGCACAGGTTCTCCAGGTCGGACAGGCTAAGAGAAAGCAGGTCAGTCTCTTCTAAGGCTTGCAGGGTCAGCTTGGCCCGGCCGCCATCGAAAAAGCTGGCCGAGTCGGTGCACCACCACCCTTCGGTGGAGAAGGCGAGGTTGTGTTCTCGCCCCTCGGCATCGGTCGCATAGGTACGGACACAGCCGCTCACCACGAACCAGAGGCAGGGCGCGCGCGCGCCCGCAACGAGTAAGTGGTCACCGCTGGCTACCTGCTGCGTGCCGAGCAGCTGGATGAAGTCGGCGGCCTCTTCGGGTGTTAGCAGGACGTGGCGGGCGACATTAGCTAGTATCTGCGAATACCTAGGGGACATGACGGGTAAGAAAGCTTTACGAATGTGTTCCATCGGTGAATAACTGGCAATCTGGCGCTATCGGTAGCACCACCGACTACTTAGTAAGCCAACTCGTCTTGTACTTAATACCGATAAGGGGCCCGTATCGCGCGTATTCTAAGGGCTGATTACTCTACTACCTACTCGAGACGGAATGTAGACGACTACTAGCAAAACCTACTTTCAAGCGCTTCACCTGCCGAGGGAGAGCAACGCTTGGAAGTAGGTTATAGTGGGGATAGCGTACGCTATCCAAGCCGGCGGGGCCTCCACTACAAGTTGATAGCCCCCCATCCGCTAACACTTCGGAACCGAGCATGAAAGAAGAATCCTCGGAAGCGAGAAACACCGCGACTCGGCCAATCTCGCTGGCCTTTCCCATACGTTTAAGCGCCGCCACCGCAGCGAGATCTATTTTTTGTTGCGTTGCTTCTTCCTCTGACAACCCAAATTTATCATACACTGGGGTATCGATAATGCCCGGACTGAGCACGTTGACCCGAATATTCCGCGCGAGCAAGTCCTGCGAAAACGACCGGGCAAACGACACGATGGCGGCTTTCGCGGCGGTATAGAGCGTCAGCCCCACAAACGCCTTGTGCGCCCCATGGACGACACGAGCACGATAGACGCCCCATCCTGCAGATACGGCAGGGCTTTTTGGACGGTAAAAAAGTAACTTTTGAGGTTGAGATCGATCGACTGTTGAAATTCCTCCTCCGTCGTGCTGATGACGGAACTGACCGTGCCCTTGGCGGTTGCGCCTCCGGCATTGACAACCAGCGTATCGAGCTTGCCAAACTGGTCGGCCACCGCCTGGAACACGCGTTCCAAGTCCGCGAGTTGCGTTACGTCGGCTCGGAGGGCCAAGAAGTCGTCGCCCAATTCGCGGGCCGAAGCAGCCAGCGTTTCCGGGTTGCGACCCACGATAGCGCCCTTAGCGCCTTCGCGCTGGAATTCCTGGGCAATGCCGAAGCCAATGCCACTGTTGCCGCCCGTGATAACGGCTACTTTGTCTTGTAGTTTCATAGGAGGAAAAGGAGGAAAAAGTGAAAAAATGGGATGAGTGAAACCAGCCGGTTTGTCCCGTAACCGGTAGGCGAGGCGCGTTAAAGTCAATGGCGTGGGGTTACCAAGAGGAGGCGTCAAAAGCGGCGGCTTTCTGTTCCAGGATGCCCTTGCCAAGTTGCTGTTGCGCTTAACTAGCGGTAATGGCCGCCGTGCGGCAGGCATATCCCCTTCGACTTACCTGCAGCGTAAGCGTAGGGAAGGCAAAATAGGTGACCCTGAGGTCTGCGCGCTTCGGCCTTAGTCACCGGCATAGGAACTGCTCTAGCGTTGCATGCTGCCTTGGCTAGCGCTCATGCAATTAACCCGTTAGTAATAGCTGGACTGTGGCCTTTTGTTGAATTGGTACTGACAAGCTGCTTACTTCTACCTACCGCTGCGCTCCAGTAGCCTCCTGCTGAAGACCAAGTAGCCTTCGTAACTAATGCAGGTTCAGTTCGGGTCCTGATGCCGCCTGTAATGAGCGCTAAGTGAGCAGCTGCACGGTTTGCCATTTGCGAAGGAGTTAGGGCACTTCGTGTGCCGTTTGCCTTTGCAATAGTAGCGTTGGTGCAAAAGAATAACGGGGACATTTGTCCCCGTTTTCTTCGATCCGCTCCCTTGCTGTCAAATAGAGTAGGCTGCTCTCTAAGTGCGTGTGCCTGGTAGCTGCAGCTAGCAAGCCGGAGCCGTGCTTCAGGCCAGCTTAGTTCCTGAGGCGCCTGGCAGGCTACCCAAGGGCATAATAACCACCTCATTAACGAGCTGGGAAGCGTACTCAGGATTCAGTCGCCGCAAGCGGTGTGAGCGGGTCAAGACGCTGGTTTTTGGGTGAAGGCCTCTGTATCTACAAAACAATGGCCCCTAAACACTCGCCCAAGTGTCGAGGTTTAACGAACCGGATTGGAGCTCCTGCGTTACTTCACGTTCCATTCCCCTGCAATGCGGCTGTTTAGCGGCCTGGTCAACTCCGTTCACCTACGTGCATCGCCATGGTTGAAACGTTCCGAAATTATTTAACCGCGAGAGGCTCCTTTACCGACGCCGAACTCGAGCAGATTGAAGCAGTTACGATCGTCAAGAAATTAAAGCGACGGCAGTTTTTATTGCACGAAGGCGAGGTGTGCCGCCATATGGCCTTTGTCGTGAGCGGTTTCATGCGGCTTTACCGCACCGATGCGTATGCGGTAGAACACATCATCCGCTTTGCCACGGAGAACTGGTGGATCAGCGACCACGAAAGTTTTCACAACGGGCAACCAGCCAAAGGAGCTGTTGACGCGCTGGAAGACACTCATTTGTTGCTGTGGTCCAGAGAAAATTGGGACCTGCTCAAAAAGGAAATTCCCGCCTTCAACGCCCTGCAAACCCAATTGATAAGCCGCACGTTTGATGCCCAAATTGACCGGCTCTATGCGGCCATCAGCCGCAGCCCGGAAGAACGGTACCACGCGTTTGTAAAAGCCTTTCCTGGTTTTTATCAACGGGTGCCTTTACATATGATTGCTTCCTATTTAGGGGTATCCCGCAAAACCCTGGGTCGTATCCGCAAGCAGGCTGATTCCGGTTAATCACCCCGTTTGCGGTTAAAGCAACTACCCGCTTCAGGCCTCGGCATCTACCAGTGGCGTAGAGTGCGCGTCGTGGTGGAACAAAGCAGAGGCGGTAGCCTTTTATTTAGTTGACACCCTGCATTCGGAGCTGATTGTATACAACTGGCTGGGATACTGGTAGCACAGAAATTTCCTTTCCCTCGATAAGGGGCCCTTATCACAACGATAGAGCAATGCTTTGGGCACCTTGCAATGGTCGTTGTGGGAAAGAGACGATCTCTTCTACGACTCGTCCTTCGGACGATAGTATTGGGCGCCCCTGAGCCTATCTTTAGGGCCATGAAACACTTTTTCACCGGGTTGCTCCTGGCTCTGTTACTAGGGCTGGCCGCTCGTAAGGCCCACGCCCAAACCAAGCTCGTGCTGCCGCAGGTGAGCCCCGCGGTCACGATTCGCCAGGCGTTTTCCACCTCGTTCGTCGAGTTGCGCTATTGCCGCCCCTCGCTGAAGGGACGCCAGGCCTTTGGTGGACTGGTTCCCTATGGCCAGGTATGGCGCACGGGGGCCAATACGGCCACCAAAATCCGTTTGGGCGAAGCGATGCAAGTGGGCGGCCAGGCTGTACCAGCTGGTACGTATTCACTGTTCACCATCCCGGGCAAAACCGACTGGACGATCATTCTTAACCGCGACACGGCCCAGTGGGGGGCGTATGAGTACAACCAACAGCTCGATGTCGTGCGCATTATCGCCCACGCTACCATGTTAGCCGTACCGCACGAAAGCCTGACGCTCACCCTGGAAAACGTGCGCCCCACGGCGGCGGACCTCACCCTGAGCTGGGAGCACACCCAAGTCAGTATTTCGTTGCTGGCCCATCCAGATGCCCTGATTCTGAACCAGATTCAGGAAGCGATGCAGGGCGAGAAGAAGCCCTATTTCACAGCGGCTCTCTACTACTACCACTCCAACCAACCCAACCTCACGCCCGCCGTCGGCTGGCTCGATGCGTTCCTCAAAGCGCACTTGGATAGTGCCAGTGACCAATATGAAGGCTATTACTGGAAAGCCAAACTGCTACAGAAGCAAGGCAAAAAGCAAGAAGCGGTGGCGGCGGCCCGGCAGTCGCTACAGTGGATCAAAGCCGATAAAAACGAAGTGGCCAAAGCCGAGTATACGCTGCTCAACCAACAGTTACTGAGCGAAGTCGGCGCCAAACTATAAAGAGGCTTTACGAGCGTCTAGCGCTCTTATCAAGAAACAGAGACTATAGTGGAGGCAGTCTTATAATGCGGAAGTTAGATAGCTACTGGACATAAAATGAGTGGCTGTTGCAAAACTCTCGTCAGTGATACTGATAAGGAGCATTGGCGATTACTAGAGTTTAACCGGTCTTGGACAGCGCCACTAATCAGCAGCAGATAAAGCTCAAATAATCTATTGTGTGAGTATTGCTAGGGTTTTGCAATAGTCACGCTCCAATAATCGGATGCACAAGACACGGTTTCGGTTCCTAGACTTAACTTTATCGACACGGGTCATTAGTTCTAAAAGCCAAGCCAGTAGCTTTCGTCTGCGCGTCTCAGCCTCGGGCGACGAGAAGTCCGCGCTACTCGGCCATGGGTCGGCCTTCCCGCCCTGCGGGCGGAACCAATGGGTGCGGCCCGAGTCGGCCAAACAAAAAAGCGTCTCCGGCCGCGGGCCGGAGACGCTTACGCGTTCGATCGCGCCGACGGTTGTCAGGGCTGGATCAGTAGGCGCACGGTTTCACGCTGGCCATTGACCCGCAACGAGCAGGTGTACAAGCCGGGCGCTAGCTTCTCCCTATGGAGCGGCAGTTCGTAGTGCTGCCCTTTGCGCACGGTGCCCTCGTAGAGACTAACTACTTGTTGACCTAGCTGGTTGTAGACGAGCACCTGCGCCGCGCCATCGAGCACCGGGCGAAAGCTTACGGTGGCCGTGGCCGCCGTGGGGTTCGGGTACACCACTAGTTGCTGAACACTACTCGGCCCTGCTAAAGCGGCTTGCCCAGCGGCGGCGAGTTGCGTTGGGAACGGGGCGCTGGTTTGGGAATATTTAATGGTGAGATAGTCGTAGGTGTTGGCAACAGAGCTGCCGTTGGAGCCTCCCGTCACGTACACGTTGCCCGCCGCATCCAAGCCCAAGTGGGTTGCCACATCGTCGCTGTTGGCGGGGCCGTTGTAGCGGGCTTCCCATACCAGCTCGCCGCTCGGCGAGTACTTGAGCGTGGCGTAATCGGATATGCCGATGCCACTGGAGTACCCGGTCACGTACACGTTGCCAGCGGCGTCCGCGGCTAGATCTGTCGGGGCGTCGTTGCGGCTACCGGGCCCGTTGTAGCGTCTGTCCCAGAGCAGCTGGCCGCTGGCGGCGTCGTACTTGACGGTAGAGTAGTCGTTCAGGGTCCTGGATTGGGTAGTTCCCGTCACGTACACACTGCCGGCGTTCACGGCTATGGCCGCTGGGTTATCATTCAAGTTGTTCGGTCCGTTGTAGCGGGCCACCCATAGCTGCTGCCCGCTCGCGCCAGCGTACTTGACGGTGCCGTAGTCGTTGTTGTTGAGGTTGAGAAGGTTGTCGTTGTCCGTATACCCCGTCACGTACACGTCGCCGGCCGCATCCACCGCCAAGTCGCTTACCTGGTCCGAAGAATTGCGGTTGGTTCCGGCGTAGCGGGCGGCCCAGAGCTGGGTGCCCTGGGTGGAATACTTGACGGTGGCAAAATCGAGATTAATGAGGTCAGTAGTACTGGCGTAGGAAGAACCGCTTACGTACACGTTGCCGGCGGCATCCACCACCAAACTAGTGGGCTCATCGTCGCCGTTGGCAGGCCCGTTGTAGCGCGCCACCCACTGCGGCTGCCCCGTGGTGGAATATTTGAGCGTGGTGTAGTCGGTGCCGGTGATTGTGCTACCCGAGGAGCCCGTTGCGTAGACGTTGCCCGCTCCGTCCACGGCAAGAGGAACCGCCCCAGGTGGGGTTAGCACGGTGAGGGGAACTCGCCAGAGCTGCTGCCCGCTAGCGGAGTACTTAAGGATGAAATACTGGCTGAAGTCGATACCAGTTACGTAAACATTGCCCGTTGCATCAATGGCCAGTCTGGTTAGGTGCGGATAAAAAGGGTTGGAGCGGTAAGGAAGGCGGTTTTCCCACAACTGCTGCCCACTGGCCGAATACTTGATGGTGACGTAGGCTGTTTGCGTTTGAACGGTTCCAAACCTAAGAGGGATACTACTACTGGTGGTTCCCGTCACATACACGTTGCCGACCGCGTCCACGGCGAAGTCGGTTGGCTGAAACGCGCGGATGCGGATGCCGGAATAGTGCGCTTGCCAGAGTAATTGCCCGGTGGCCGCAGCGTACGTGAGGGCCGCGAAGTCGGAATCGGTGCTGCTACGGCCGAAAACATACCCGGCCACGGCCACGTTGCCCGCCGCGGCCACGGCCAGGCGGGCGGGAGCTTCGTCTAGGTTGGCGGACGCGTTGTAGCGGGCTTGCCAGAGTTGTTCGCCACTGCCGGCCGCATACTTGACGGTGGCGTAACCGCTCTGCCCGCGGCTATCGAAGGAACGACCTGTCACGGCCACGTTGCCAGTGGCATCCACGGCTACGTCTCGGGCCTCGTCGTAGCTACTTTCCAAGCCGTTGTAGCGCGCCTCCCAAAGTGGTTGCCCGTTGCCCACCGCGTATTTGAGCGTGACGTAGTCCCAGTTGTTGTTGCCGGTGTTGGCGTAGCCGGTCACCACCACGTTGCCGGTGGCATCCACGGCTACGGCGGTGGCTTCGTCGTAGCTGTTGCCGGCTCCGCTGTAACGCGCCGCCCAGAGTTGCTGGCCG
This window of the Hymenobacter volaticus genome carries:
- a CDS encoding Crp/Fnr family transcriptional regulator, translating into MEHIRKAFLPVMSPRYSQILANVARHVLLTPEEAADFIQLLGTQQVASGDHLLVAGARAPCLWFVVSGCVRTYATDAEGREHNLAFSTEGWWCTDSASFFDGGRAKLTLQALEETDLLSLSLSDLENLCIQVPKFERFFRLLSQKGYQLLERRLGAMLRLTAEARFIRFHQQYPRLLNRVAQKHIASYLGITPEFLSMLRRKHTSPARS
- a CDS encoding Crp/Fnr family transcriptional regulator, whose product is MVETFRNYLTARGSFTDAELEQIEAVTIVKKLKRRQFLLHEGEVCRHMAFVVSGFMRLYRTDAYAVEHIIRFATENWWISDHESFHNGQPAKGAVDALEDTHLLLWSRENWDLLKKEIPAFNALQTQLISRTFDAQIDRLYAAISRSPEERYHAFVKAFPGFYQRVPLHMIASYLGVSRKTLGRIRKQADSG
- a CDS encoding DUF2911 domain-containing protein, coding for MKHFFTGLLLALLLGLAARKAHAQTKLVLPQVSPAVTIRQAFSTSFVELRYCRPSLKGRQAFGGLVPYGQVWRTGANTATKIRLGEAMQVGGQAVPAGTYSLFTIPGKTDWTIILNRDTAQWGAYEYNQQLDVVRIIAHATMLAVPHESLTLTLENVRPTAADLTLSWEHTQVSISLLAHPDALILNQIQEAMQGEKKPYFTAALYYYHSNQPNLTPAVGWLDAFLKAHLDSASDQYEGYYWKAKLLQKQGKKQEAVAAARQSLQWIKADKNEVAKAEYTLLNQQLLSEVGAKL
- a CDS encoding SBBP repeat-containing protein, producing MKQLITRLLLAAGVLLHVLATQAQTSQALAASKTQKLLPPLPYGFSLPVGAPALRRALPSTGAVGWGKTPAELARPKAQRSKQLVAPAPKNSSTSLASQSVSEEWVARYTWSDNSFDGATAVAMDTAGNVYVTGYTFRNGSYDYATLKYSASGQQLWEAVYSGPGNSADVPTSLAVDAVGNVYVTGSSFGGGSGYDYVTVKYNAGAIQLWEVRYNGPANRDDLATSLAVDAAGNVSVTGFSDSGSSSYDYLTLQYSASGQQLWQARYNGPANSFDLPTKVASDNAGNVYVTGTTYTSTQSDYATLKYSTGGQQQWVAMYNGPASGYDLVRDLAVDATGNVTVTGTSDNGRTYNYATAKYAGSSGQQLWAARYSGAGNSYDEATAVAVDATGNVVVTGYANTGNNNWDYVTLKYAVGNGQPLWEARYNGLESSYDEARDVAVDATGNVAVTGRSFDSRGQSGYATVKYAAGSGEQLWQARYNASANLDEAPARLAVAAAGNVAVAGYVFGRSSTDSDFAALTYAAATGQLLWQAHYSGIRIRAFQPTDFAVDAVGNVYVTGTTSSSIPLRFGTVQTQTAYVTIKYSASGQQLWENRLPYRSNPFYPHLTRLAIDATGNVYVTGIDFSQYFILKYSASGQQLWRVPLTVLTPPGAVPLAVDGAGNVYATGSSGSTITGTDYTTLKYSTTGQPQWVARYNGPANGDDEPTSLVVDAAGNVYVSGSSYASTTDLINLDFATVKYSTQGTQLWAARYAGTNRNSSDQVSDLAVDAAGDVYVTGYTDNDNLLNLNNNDYGTVKYAGASGQQLWVARYNGPNNLNDNPAAIAVNAGSVYVTGTTQSRTLNDYSTVKYDAASGQLLWDRRYNGPGSRNDAPTDLAADAAGNVYVTGYSSGIGISDYATLKYSPSGELVWEARYNGPANSDDVATHLGLDAAGNVYVTGGSNGSSVANTYDYLTIKYSQTSAPFPTQLAAAGQAALAGPSSVQQLVVYPNPTAATATVSFRPVLDGAAQVLVYNQLGQQVVSLYEGTVRKGQHYELPLHREKLAPGLYTCSLRVNGQRETVRLLIQP